The following proteins are encoded in a genomic region of Iodidimonas sp. SYSU 1G8:
- a CDS encoding sorbosone dehydrogenase family protein, translating to MTRLCAAAALVVGLAACGDDTRELDQAGPTPTLPERSETLLPSMTIAKPVGWDGDLPTVPQGFRIMAIATDLKVPRQILVLPNGDILVAEGSGGNAPSLRPKDVIAGYIKSLGKSGVEGGDRITLLRDEDGDGMPDLRTVFIDDLNAPYGLAFVDGNLYVANQDAVLRFSYQEGQTSLSGPGELVTELPSAINHHWTKAMTASADGSRLYVGIGSNSNIGERGMEVEEQRAVIWEIERTTGARLTYATGIRNPTALDINPVTGALWTVVNERDELGDQLVPDYLTSVQPGGFYGWPYSYWGQHVDPRVRPQKPDMVRKALTPDYALGSHVAALGLSFVTQGGFAGYEEGAFVGEHGSWNRDDLAGYKVVWVPFAQGRPAGKPQDFVTGFLDGDGQARGRPVGVTFDPGTRALLVADDLSNTVWRVVPVAAASTTQEEAPDWEADNR from the coding sequence ATGACCCGCTTATGCGCTGCCGCCGCCTTGGTCGTCGGGCTGGCCGCATGCGGCGACGATACCCGCGAGCTTGATCAGGCCGGACCCACCCCGACCTTGCCGGAGCGGTCCGAAACACTGCTGCCATCCATGACGATCGCGAAACCTGTCGGCTGGGATGGCGACCTGCCAACGGTACCCCAAGGCTTCCGGATCATGGCCATCGCCACCGATCTGAAGGTGCCGCGCCAGATTCTCGTCCTGCCCAACGGCGACATCCTGGTCGCCGAAGGCTCCGGCGGCAACGCGCCCAGCCTGCGGCCCAAGGACGTGATCGCCGGATACATCAAGAGCCTGGGGAAATCGGGCGTGGAAGGGGGCGATCGTATCACGCTCCTCCGCGACGAAGACGGCGACGGCATGCCCGATCTGCGGACCGTGTTCATCGACGATCTCAATGCGCCCTACGGGCTGGCCTTCGTCGATGGCAACCTTTACGTCGCCAATCAGGATGCCGTCCTCCGGTTTTCCTATCAGGAAGGGCAAACCAGTCTCTCCGGGCCGGGCGAGCTGGTGACCGAGCTGCCGTCCGCCATCAACCACCACTGGACGAAGGCCATGACCGCCAGTGCCGATGGTTCCCGGCTTTACGTTGGTATCGGCTCCAACAGCAATATCGGCGAGCGCGGCATGGAGGTCGAGGAACAGCGTGCCGTTATCTGGGAAATCGAGCGAACGACCGGCGCGCGCCTTACTTACGCCACGGGCATCCGCAATCCGACGGCGCTCGACATCAACCCCGTGACCGGGGCGCTGTGGACGGTGGTGAACGAAAGAGATGAATTGGGCGATCAGCTTGTTCCCGACTATCTGACCTCCGTTCAGCCGGGCGGATTCTATGGTTGGCCCTACAGCTACTGGGGTCAGCATGTGGACCCACGGGTGCGCCCGCAAAAACCGGACATGGTGCGCAAGGCGCTGACGCCCGACTATGCCCTCGGTTCGCATGTGGCGGCTCTAGGACTCTCCTTTGTTACCCAGGGCGGATTCGCCGGATACGAGGAAGGCGCCTTCGTCGGCGAGCACGGCAGCTGGAACAGGGATGACCTCGCGGGCTACAAGGTGGTCTGGGTACCGTTCGCTCAGGGCCGGCCGGCAGGGAAACCGCAGGACTTCGTGACCGGCTTTCTCGATGGCGACGGACAGGCCCGGGGACGCCCTGTAGGGGTCACCTTCGATCCCGGCACACGCGCGCTCCTGGTGGCGGATGACTTGTCCAACACGGTGTGGCGGGTCGTACCGGTTGCCGCGGCGAGTACGACGCAGGAAGAAGCCCCGGACTGGGAAGCCGACAACCGTTGA
- a CDS encoding DUF2786 domain-containing protein, whose product MTTHIDGSALGKLRLRIQALRAKTVDNGCTEDEALAAAAKVAELLDRYDLALTDVELREAACERLEYETNRKKRIPLDDCIGAVAHFCDCRVWREKNHAGQARYVFFGLRSDIEVAHYLADLIDTAVRTELGRYKTTRAYQALRHQERSMANTSFALGMVSSIAGKLVAMKADRDDVNRGAGRDLVPVKFSIIDEELARLNLGLRQRPARTRMVSPAAYEAGNLAGASLTINPGLRKT is encoded by the coding sequence TTGACCACCCACATCGACGGATCGGCCCTCGGCAAGCTCAGGCTTCGCATTCAGGCTCTACGGGCGAAAACCGTGGACAATGGGTGTACGGAGGACGAGGCGTTGGCGGCGGCGGCGAAAGTCGCCGAGTTGCTCGACCGCTACGATCTCGCCCTTACCGACGTCGAACTTCGTGAGGCCGCGTGCGAGCGGCTTGAATACGAGACGAACCGCAAGAAGCGGATACCGCTGGACGATTGTATCGGCGCGGTCGCCCACTTTTGTGATTGCAGGGTCTGGCGCGAGAAGAACCACGCCGGCCAGGCACGCTACGTCTTCTTCGGCCTGCGCTCGGACATCGAAGTGGCGCACTATCTGGCGGATCTCATCGACACCGCCGTGCGCACCGAACTGGGCCGTTACAAGACCACGCGGGCCTATCAGGCCCTCCGGCATCAGGAACGGTCCATGGCCAATACGTCATTTGCCCTGGGGATGGTCTCGTCCATCGCCGGGAAACTCGTGGCGATGAAGGCGGATCGCGATGACGTCAACCGGGGCGCCGGGCGCGATCTCGTACCGGTGAAATTCTCGATCATCGACGAAGAACTCGCCAGGTTGAATCTGGGTTTGCGCCAGCGTCCCGCGAGGACGCGAATGGTCTCGCCGGCGGCCTACGAGGCTGGCAATCTCGCGGGTGCGTCGCTGACCATCAACCCCGGTCTTCGAAAGACGTGA
- a CDS encoding MucR family transcriptional regulator, with amino-acid sequence MTSDADTSVDRLGLLALTTDIVSAHLSKNSVSTADLPNLIQQVYATLDGLGNETEAAPVAELVPAVSIRKSITPEYIICLEDGKKLKMLKRHLRTAYDMSPEQYRARWNLPADYPMVAPAYAAQRKELALKIGLGRTRVPDTTKKRAGRPRKVTAE; translated from the coding sequence ATGACTTCCGACGCCGATACATCAGTGGATCGCCTGGGTCTGCTCGCCCTGACAACCGATATCGTCTCCGCCCATCTGAGCAAGAACAGTGTATCGACGGCAGATCTGCCGAACCTGATCCAGCAGGTCTACGCGACGCTGGACGGGCTGGGAAATGAAACGGAGGCCGCGCCGGTGGCTGAACTGGTGCCGGCGGTGTCCATTCGCAAATCCATCACCCCCGAATACATCATCTGCCTCGAGGACGGAAAGAAGCTGAAGATGCTGAAGCGGCATCTGCGGACCGCCTACGACATGTCGCCCGAGCAGTACCGCGCGCGCTGGAACCTTCCCGCCGATTATCCCATGGTCGCGCCAGCCTATGCGGCACAGCGCAAGGAACTGGCGCTCAAGATCGGCCTCGGACGGACCCGGGTACCCGATACGACCAAGAAGCGCGCCGGCCGTCCGCGCAAAGTGACCGCCGAATAA
- a CDS encoding OmpA family protein, with product MSGIKVLCGVLGSVVLLGGCATKEYVNEQVGAVQTQVSAQQQQISALDARTTAVEQAARDALQRANAAHQLAEGKFAYSVVMSADIGPFKLGGSRLTDEFKAQLGELAGKLKAENRNAFLEIQGYTDESGSRAGNYRLGLDRAEAVRRYLSQQGVALNRMSSISYGQDVQTSGSARENRRVVVVVLE from the coding sequence ATGTCTGGTATCAAAGTCTTGTGCGGTGTGCTTGGCAGCGTGGTTCTGCTCGGTGGTTGTGCCACCAAGGAATATGTCAACGAACAGGTTGGCGCCGTGCAGACCCAGGTCTCTGCGCAGCAGCAACAGATTTCCGCCCTCGACGCCCGCACTACGGCGGTCGAGCAGGCCGCGCGGGACGCCTTGCAGCGCGCCAACGCGGCCCATCAGCTCGCGGAAGGCAAGTTCGCCTATTCGGTCGTGATGTCGGCGGATATCGGCCCGTTCAAGCTGGGCGGCTCCAGGCTGACCGACGAGTTCAAGGCCCAGCTCGGCGAGCTGGCGGGAAAGCTGAAGGCTGAAAATCGCAACGCCTTCCTCGAGATTCAGGGCTACACCGACGAATCGGGTAGCAGGGCTGGTAACTACCGCCTCGGTCTGGATCGTGCCGAGGCGGTTCGCCGCTACCTGAGCCAGCAGGGCGTCGCGTTGAACCGCATGTCGAGCATCTCCTATGGACAGGATGTCCAGACCTCCGGTAGCGCGCGGGAAAACCGCCGCGTCGTCGTCGTCGTCCTGGAGTAA
- a CDS encoding DUF808 domain-containing protein, giving the protein MASGFAALLDDIAAIAKLAAASVDDVAGAAGKAGSKAVGVVVDDTAVTPGYAVGFTPDRELPIVWKIALGSLRNKLFFLLPGAMALSAFAPWAVTPVLMLGGTYLCFEATEKIVEALSHHEDGPALDTLALSSAELEKQKVAGAIRTDLILSAEIMAIALATVADRPLAIQAAALAVVGVMLTAVVYGVVGLIVKMDDIGLHFARRSQPLVKRVGHVLLKAMPPLLDGLTIVGTAAMLWVGGGIIVHGLASFHLDTIPALVESASHWAGAVPAVGVVTGWLAFAVGSALVGLVIGGAIVAALHLWKRLRA; this is encoded by the coding sequence ATGGCTTCTGGGTTCGCGGCGCTGCTGGATGACATCGCCGCGATCGCCAAGCTGGCCGCCGCTTCCGTCGATGACGTCGCGGGCGCGGCGGGCAAGGCCGGCTCCAAGGCCGTCGGCGTCGTCGTCGACGATACGGCGGTGACGCCGGGCTACGCGGTCGGCTTCACGCCCGATCGCGAATTGCCCATCGTCTGGAAGATCGCTCTGGGCTCCCTGCGCAACAAGCTCTTCTTCCTGCTCCCTGGCGCCATGGCGCTCAGCGCGTTCGCGCCGTGGGCGGTCACGCCCGTCTTGATGCTGGGCGGCACCTATCTCTGCTTCGAGGCCACCGAAAAGATCGTCGAGGCCCTGTCTCATCACGAAGACGGCCCCGCCCTCGACACTCTGGCGCTCAGTTCCGCCGAGCTTGAAAAGCAGAAGGTCGCGGGCGCCATCCGGACCGACCTCATTCTCTCGGCCGAAATCATGGCCATCGCCCTCGCGACCGTGGCCGACCGGCCATTGGCCATCCAGGCGGCGGCCCTCGCGGTGGTCGGAGTCATGCTGACCGCCGTCGTCTATGGCGTGGTCGGCCTCATCGTGAAGATGGACGATATCGGACTGCACTTCGCCCGGCGGTCCCAGCCCCTGGTGAAACGGGTCGGCCACGTCCTGCTCAAGGCCATGCCGCCGCTGCTCGACGGACTGACCATCGTCGGCACCGCCGCCATGCTCTGGGTCGGCGGCGGCATCATCGTCCATGGCCTCGCGTCCTTCCATCTCGACACCATTCCGGCCCTTGTCGAAAGCGCCTCTCACTGGGCCGGCGCGGTGCCGGCCGTCGGCGTGGTTACCGGCTGGCTCGCCTTCGCCGTCGGCTCGGCCCTTGTCGGCCTCGTGATCGGCGGCGCGATCGTCGCCGCTCTGCACCTGTGGAAGCGTCTGCGCGCCTAG
- a CDS encoding TolC family protein: MRAIVATLLAGLAAGLASPACAQPAPPLLTLEDAVSRALSASPLLNARDAAIAGSLASVDQAGVRPNPELTVEIENVTGTGPYADLGAAETTLTYAQPLERGSKRRARVALARSDREIAELERLRATADIGFEVQSAWVDIMAAQASVADAEAALRLAEDMAAIVQRRVRAARDPLVAGLKADNKVADARARLDQARRSLAAAQDVLAALIGGDSPVVLIDPAVFRQMPVPVPDDASPDLSVAKARIDRAERAYLVEKTRAKQDPTIGIGLRRFEDSGDVAGLVSFSMPLAFFDRNRGNIDRAMAERQEAEWTLAEARRTHQAALRRALAERDSARAEVTVLRDELIPRAQAAVRSARDGYDRGAFAYLEVADTQQSLVDLSSRETAALRNFHQSQARIDRLAGRWTALDAAKVY; the protein is encoded by the coding sequence ATGCGCGCGATTGTCGCGACATTGCTCGCCGGCTTGGCCGCCGGGCTTGCCTCTCCGGCCTGTGCCCAGCCCGCCCCGCCGCTACTCACCCTCGAGGACGCGGTCTCCCGCGCCCTCTCGGCCTCGCCGTTGCTGAACGCCCGCGACGCCGCCATTGCCGGTTCGCTGGCGTCCGTGGATCAGGCCGGCGTCAGGCCCAACCCTGAACTGACCGTCGAGATCGAGAACGTCACCGGCACCGGCCCATACGCCGACCTGGGCGCGGCGGAGACCACCCTCACATACGCCCAGCCGCTCGAGCGCGGCAGCAAGCGCCGTGCCCGCGTGGCGCTGGCCCGAAGCGACCGCGAGATCGCCGAGCTCGAGCGTCTCCGCGCCACCGCCGACATCGGCTTCGAGGTCCAGTCGGCCTGGGTCGACATCATGGCCGCTCAGGCCAGTGTCGCCGATGCTGAAGCGGCGCTGCGCCTGGCCGAGGACATGGCGGCCATCGTCCAGCGCCGCGTCAGGGCGGCGCGCGATCCGCTGGTCGCCGGTCTCAAGGCGGACAACAAGGTCGCTGATGCGCGCGCCCGTCTCGATCAGGCACGCCGGTCGCTGGCTGCTGCCCAGGACGTCCTGGCGGCGTTGATCGGCGGCGACAGCCCCGTTGTCTTGATCGATCCTGCCGTCTTCCGCCAAATGCCCGTGCCGGTGCCTGACGACGCCTCGCCCGATCTTTCGGTGGCGAAGGCGCGGATCGACCGGGCCGAGCGCGCCTATCTGGTCGAGAAGACCAGAGCGAAGCAGGACCCGACCATCGGCATCGGCCTGCGCCGGTTCGAGGATAGCGGCGATGTCGCCGGCCTCGTCTCGTTCTCCATGCCGCTCGCCTTCTTCGACCGGAACCGGGGCAATATCGACCGCGCCATGGCCGAGCGCCAGGAAGCGGAATGGACGCTCGCCGAGGCGCGCCGCACGCATCAGGCGGCCCTGCGCCGCGCCCTTGCCGAACGGGACTCGGCACGCGCCGAAGTGACGGTCCTGCGCGACGAGCTGATCCCGCGCGCGCAAGCCGCCGTCCGCAGCGCACGCGACGGTTATGACCGGGGCGCCTTCGCCTACCTGGAGGTCGCCGACACCCAGCAATCTCTGGTCGATCTCTCGTCCCGCGAAACCGCCGCTCTCAGGAATTTTCATCAGTCCCAGGCCCGCATCGATCGGCTAGCCGGGCGTTGGACCGCGCTGGACGCGGCGAAGGTGTACTGA
- a CDS encoding efflux RND transporter periplasmic adaptor subunit, with protein sequence MSSRSPKTIGLGLALMLALAACGDGEAGKDHAHGAETGHADEAERGPHNGRLLRDGDFALEVTIFETGAEPRFRLYAYKDGKPVAPSGVGALIAVSRLGGDVDRFRFRPEDGYLAADGTVKEPHSFDVTVTATYAGEQHAWRYESYEGRTVIDDDMARQSGIVTEKAGPASIATTVEILGRVAFAPGAEASVKARFPGKILSLTRQAGDSVKAGEVLARVESNESLQTYSVTAPIGGLIVERAATVGDMAGGDALYRIGDPGRLVADFHVFDRDMARIRPGMEVDISPVSGGSAVRSTIASFLPVTDISSQSVLARAPISGEGRWIPGMSVRGRVIVEESPVPLAVRTAAIQRFRDFEVVFARVGNTYEVRMLELGRRTPEWTEVLGGLAPGQDYVTGNSYLIKADIEKSGASHDH encoded by the coding sequence ATGTCTTCACGTTCACCCAAAACCATCGGTCTGGGCCTCGCCCTCATGCTCGCGCTCGCCGCCTGCGGCGACGGTGAAGCCGGCAAGGACCATGCGCATGGCGCCGAGACCGGCCATGCCGATGAGGCCGAACGGGGCCCCCACAACGGACGCCTCCTGCGAGATGGCGACTTTGCCCTCGAGGTGACCATTTTCGAGACCGGTGCCGAGCCCCGGTTCAGACTCTACGCGTACAAGGACGGCAAGCCCGTCGCGCCGTCCGGCGTCGGCGCGCTCATCGCCGTGTCGCGGCTCGGCGGCGACGTTGACCGGTTCCGGTTCCGTCCCGAAGACGGCTATCTGGCGGCGGACGGCACCGTCAAGGAGCCTCACTCCTTCGATGTGACGGTGACCGCGACCTATGCGGGCGAGCAGCATGCGTGGCGCTACGAGTCCTACGAAGGCCGTACGGTGATCGATGATGACATGGCTCGGCAATCGGGCATCGTCACGGAGAAAGCCGGACCGGCGTCCATCGCGACCACGGTCGAGATTCTCGGCCGCGTCGCGTTCGCGCCGGGTGCCGAGGCCAGCGTCAAGGCGCGCTTTCCCGGCAAAATCCTGTCATTGACCCGGCAGGCCGGCGACAGCGTCAAGGCCGGCGAGGTTCTCGCGCGCGTCGAAAGCAATGAAAGCCTACAGACCTACTCGGTCACGGCACCCATCGGCGGGCTCATCGTCGAGCGCGCCGCCACCGTCGGTGACATGGCGGGCGGCGACGCGCTCTACCGCATCGGCGATCCCGGTAGATTGGTAGCCGATTTCCACGTCTTCGACCGCGACATGGCGCGCATCCGTCCCGGCATGGAGGTGGACATCTCTCCGGTCAGCGGCGGATCCGCCGTCCGGTCGACAATCGCCAGCTTCCTGCCCGTGACCGACATTTCCAGCCAGTCCGTGCTCGCCCGCGCGCCTATCTCAGGTGAAGGACGCTGGATCCCTGGCATGTCCGTGCGCGGCCGGGTTATCGTCGAGGAAAGTCCGGTGCCGCTGGCGGTCCGCACCGCCGCGATCCAGCGCTTTCGCGATTTCGAAGTCGTGTTCGCCAGGGTCGGGAACACCTACGAGGTGCGCATGCTGGAGCTCGGCCGGCGCACGCCCGAATGGACCGAGGTGCTCGGCGGTCTCGCGCCGGGTCAGGACTACGTCACCGGGAACAGCTACCTGATCAAGGCGGACATCGAGAAATCGGGGGCCTCCCATGACCATTGA